The proteins below come from a single Crossiella sp. CA-258035 genomic window:
- a CDS encoding S49 family peptidase: MNVAERLAKKLPMIGERVDRSPVVAVVRLHGVISPTPSPLARNTININTMESALSRAFGHDRLVAVALAINSPGGAPTQSALVADRIRELAATKKVPVLAFCEDVAASGGYWLACAGDEIYAHSTSLVGSIGVVSSSFGLNGLLERIGVERRVHAAGENKVRLDPFRPEKAEDVAWLKGLQSRLHERFGEWVTQRRGAKLTGGPEELFTGEIWLGDQAAKLGLVDGIGTLRGVVKKRWPDAEIVVSEPRRPLLARLGLGGAAIEALEHRAMWSRFGL; this comes from the coding sequence ATGAACGTCGCCGAGCGGTTGGCCAAGAAACTGCCCATGATCGGCGAGCGCGTCGACCGCTCGCCCGTCGTCGCCGTGGTCCGGCTGCACGGCGTGATCAGCCCGACGCCGTCCCCACTGGCCAGGAACACGATCAACATCAACACCATGGAGTCCGCGCTCAGCCGCGCCTTCGGCCACGACCGGCTGGTCGCGGTCGCGCTGGCGATCAACTCACCCGGCGGCGCGCCCACCCAGTCCGCGCTGGTGGCCGACCGGATCCGGGAGCTGGCCGCGACCAAGAAGGTGCCCGTGCTCGCCTTCTGCGAGGACGTGGCGGCCTCCGGCGGCTACTGGCTGGCCTGCGCGGGCGATGAGATCTACGCGCACAGCACCTCGCTGGTCGGCTCGATCGGCGTGGTCAGCTCCAGCTTCGGCCTCAACGGGCTGCTGGAGCGCATCGGTGTGGAGCGCCGGGTGCACGCCGCCGGTGAGAACAAGGTCCGGCTGGACCCGTTCCGCCCGGAGAAGGCCGAGGACGTGGCCTGGCTCAAGGGTTTGCAGTCCCGGCTGCACGAGCGCTTCGGCGAGTGGGTCACCCAGCGGCGCGGGGCGAAGCTGACCGGCGGGCCGGAGGAGTTGTTCACCGGCGAGATCTGGCTCGGCGACCAGGCCGCCAAACTCGGCCTGGTGGACGGCATCGGCACCCTGCGCGGGGTGGTCAAGAAGCGCTGGCCGGATGCGGAGATCGTGGTCTCCGAACCGCGCCGCCCGCTGCTGGCCAGGCTGGGCCTCGGCGGCGCGGCCATCGAGGCGCTGGAACACCGGGCGATGTGGTCGCGCTTCGGACTGTGA